CACCAAGCTTCCCGATGTACATGCCGGGACGCAGACGGATATGTTCCTGCCAATCGAGGGTTCTGATATTATCTTCTGAATAGGTTGGATTTATTTCTTGTGACATATATGATTTCAGCAAACATACAAAAGTACAAAATTGTATAAAATTATCCGAATTTTTCAGTTTGTTTTTTAAAGATTTTCTCAAAAAAATTGCAGTATTATCAATCAAATTATATAATTTTCACAATTATTCTACTAAATGTGAAAAAAATTACAATCTCTTGCTTATTTTTCTTCATTTTACTGGCTGTTTCATTATGTAATGCTCAAATTCCGGGAATGGTACATTATAATGAAGGAGATGGGCTCAACAGCTCATATACCTACGGATTGAATCAGGATGAAGACGGATTCATCTATATAGGAAGTGACAATGGTTTTTTCAGGTTTGACGGAACAGAATTTAAGCAGTTCGGAAGTAAGAACGGGTTAAAAAACATTGAGATCCTTGATTGTTTTCCAATTCCCGGCAACGGAATGTTTATTATTTCTTTCCTGAATGATTTCGCGTATCTGAAAAAAGGCAGAATCATCAATTCAGACCGCAATCCGGAATTGAAAAAAATAAAATTTGATTATACTACAAATACTTATGTCAACGGGAATACAGTCTACCTATATGAGGGAAACAATCCCAAAAACATCTTAGTTTACAAAAACGAGAAAATCACGACAATCCCCCTTTTTCTCAATCAGAATGCTTCGGATTCTTATCTTGCTTTCGGGTTGAATATAACAAACGGACTTCTTTACATTTCTGATAAATATAAAAAGAAGAATATGGAAGTCTACAATGTTTTCACCAGAAAAAAAACAGTCTGCAATATTTCGATCGAAACCAATACAATAGTAACAAGGAAGGGCGATTTTTTTATTTTAAAAAATGGAAGAATGGTTGATGTGTACAAAGTCTACCATCAGTCCCATTTCAAAAAAATTGCATCCTATACGGCTCGCGAAGACATACGCCGTCTGGCGATTGATAAAGACTCCCGTATCTGGGCGTGCCTTGAAAATGGTGGTGTCCTGTACTTCAAAAACTCTTTCATGGAAGCGAAAGGCTTATCAGATCCAATCAGATTGATGGACGGCTACATTATCCATGATGTATTGACGGATAAGGACAACAATCTTTGGTTTTCTACCAGAAACAATGGCCTTTTCTTTATTTCGGACCTGTTTTTCAAAAATTATATTCATTTTCCTGTTAGGAACAACTCATCCCATATTACGGCTATTACTAAAAACGGAAATCGAATCTATCTCGGCTATAATAAAGCCAAAGGTGGTATTTACCATAACGGAGTCATCACGGACCTTTATTTGGGAGGAAACTCACAACTTGAAAATAAAGCTATTTTTTCTGATGGAAATACAACCATCTTCGGGCTTTCCAGAAATCCGGTCCGGTATAATACTGTAACAGGAAAAAAACATGCTTTACAAGGAATCGTTATTAAAAATATGGTACCCTATACCTCAGGATCTGTACTTTTCTGTACTTTAGAAGGTCTTATTGCCTATAATCACCATACAGAATTCCATAAAAAGCTGATGATGGGTGACCGTATTTATACAGCATTGCCATATACCAAAGACAGCATCTTTGCCGGAACATTTAAAGACCTCTATAAACTGAATACTGCTACACAAAAGAAAAAGCTGTTTCTGGAAGGATATTATTTTACAGATATTAAAAAGCTCAGTCATAACCTTTATGCAGGCGCTACCAATCTTAACGGGGTCATTTTGTTTAATAATTCCAGGGTGGTAAAAAAAATCACAGAAAACAATGGCCTTCTGACAAGACAGATCAAAAAAATAGAAATAGAGAATGAAAAAGTTTTCTGGGTGAGCACCAATTATGGTCTTAGCAGAATTGAGTTTAAAGATAAAAAATTAAAAATAGATAATTTCACCCATACAGATGGCCTTCCCTCCAATGTCGTTGCCGGATGTGTTATTTCCGGAGATACCGTTTATGCAGGTACATCAAAAGGTCTGGGCATTCTTTCCATCAAAAACCTGCTAAGCCAGCAGAAATCTGTTCATAAAAAAGTAATCATTAATTCTGTAAAGATCGGGAATAATCATTTTTTTGATCTTGACAAACCACTGGCAGGCAAGACTCCGGATAACAGTCTGACCTTCAATGTAAGTTTTCCGGATTTTGCTTCACAGGGAAAAATCAGTTATCGATATAAAGTTGAAGGACTAAGTGAGGACTGGCAAACCGGCAGCTCCCCGAATATTACTTTCAACTCTATTCCCCCGGGAGATTATATTTTTAAAATTTTCGGATTGGGCTACAACGGGAGAAGGTCGTATGCCTCTACCGACCTGCATTTTGAGATCAAACCTGCATTCTGGCAGACGTGGTGGTTCAAACTGCTTCTTGTCTTCATTGGATCCGTTGCATTATCTATCCTAATTACACTTTATTTTCAGAAAAAGAGAAATAAAAAACTGGAGACTTTATATTACGAAAAGAAAATTGCAGAACTGGAGCTTCAGGCCATTAAAGCACAGATTAACCCTCATTTCATTTATAACTGTCTCAATTCCATTCATTTTTTACTTTACAAAAAAGATTATAATGAAGCGGAGAACTATCTTAATACCTTTTCTGTAATGATCCGGAAAACGCTTCATTATTCCGAAAAAACCTTTATGCCCATAAAAGAAGAAGCAGAATATCTGTCTTTATATCTGAATATGGAAAAACTACGCCTGAAAGATCTTTTCGATTATAAAATTACCGTTTCCAAAAATGTAAATGAAAGCTGGACCGTTCCTTCACTCCTCATACAGCCTTTTGTAGAGAATGCTATAAAACATGGTGTAGCGAATCTTCAGGACAGAAAAGGAAACATTGAAGTGTTGTTTCATCATACGGGAACAACTCTCTGTGTAATTATTGAAGACAACGGTACAGGCATTGGAAAAAAGCGTCATTCTAATGCAAATTCTTTCGGAGTAAAATTATCTGAAAAGAGAATTGAAACATTCAGACAGCTTTTTGATACTAATATCATTCTAGAAATAACCGATCTTCAGGAGAAAGAAAAAAGACCGGGAACTCAAATCACACTTTATATTACACCTTATGAAAACCAAAATACAGGCATGCATCATTGATGACGAGCAGGATGGAAGAGATTATATTTCCCTGCTGCTGGAGAATGAATTTCCAGAAATAGAGAATACCTACCAGGCAGCCAGTGTAGAGGAAGCCTATATTTATCTTACCAAAAACTCACCTGACATTCTTTTTCTGGACGTTCAGCTGAAAGATGGGACTGCATTTGACCTTCTTTCAAAGTTCAGAGAAGTTGATTCAAGAATTATTTTCATTACAGCTTTTGAAAATTTTGCAATTCAGGCCATTAAAAACGGAGCTGCCGATTACCTATTAAAGCCTATCAAAAAAATGGAATTCATCATCGCCGTGAATAAAGTTCTGGAGAGCATCAGAAAAAGTAAAAATACAGTAAGTCTTCAAAATAATAAGATCAGCCTTCCGACCCTGCAGGGGTTTAAACTCACAGATATCAATGAAATCATCCGTTGTGAGGCAGATTCCAGCTATACTACATTTTATTTCACAGATAAAACCAAGATCATTGTTTCCAAAACACTCCACGAGTTTGAGGAACAGCTTTCAAAATATAGTTTTTTCAGGATCCATCATAAGCACCTGATCAACTTGTCTCATCTTAAAGAATATATCAAAGGAAAAGGCGGCCAGGTAGTGATGGCAGACCATTCTGTACTGGATGTTTCCGTCCGGAAAAAGAATGATTTCCTTCACCGGATAGGATATCTGGATTAAAAAACACTCCTTCTCAATCGAAAACCAAAATCATCATCCAACTACAATTAAAAGCAACTTACTGACACTTATTAAGATAATAAATACACTTATCAACCCGTATTACCGAACGCTTTAATATCATAATACCTTTACCAGAAGTCAATACACAAAATTTAATACTAAAGTTTTTTGTTGATTTTTGATCTATAAAATCAATACTGTATTATGATAAAAGCATACATTTTTACCATCTGCATTTTTTTGGGCGGTCTGCTTTTCAAAGCACAAGCACCCTGCTCAGATTTTGATTCACCTACCTTTCCGGCCGGAAACTGGGTTCATGCTCCTTATCCTAATGGCAATGTAACCATTTCAAGCGGCACCCCCAACACGCTGGACGGTTCTCAGTTTCTAAAACTAATTGATGACTCCGGAGGTTCCAGGCTCATCAATACCATAGATTTTAAGAATCTGGGTCAACGGTTTCCGGGACAATGCTTATTTTTTGACTTCTATCTTGAAAATGACGGAACTTTTAATGGGTCTCCACCCATACATCCAGCCATTCACATCATGTCCGGAAGCAAAATAATCACGTTTGTTGCCAATATCACTGTAACTGAAGGAAGCGGATGGGTACGGGTACGTGCTCCTATTGCCAACTGTAGCGGCTCTGTTCTTCCCTCCAATTCTGAAGGAACCTGGACAATGGATCCCAGCAGTGGCACAACCTGTACAGACTTCAACAACATCATCAATAATTCAACTGCTGTAATGATCACTCCTGATTATACATCAAATCCATCTGAAATAGTATGGTATGACAACATCTGTATAAAACCGTGTGCTGACTGTGACCCGAATTTCAAACTTGAAACCTCATTCAGCTCTACAAGCAATAGTGCAACAGCTAAAGTATTTTTAGACAGTTATAATCCTCCCAACAACTATTCTGTAAACTGGGGAGATGGAACTCCGCTTACTGATCACATGACTTCACACACCTATAATACTCCCGGTTCATACACGGTATGTGTAATTCAATCTGACAGCAAAGGTTTAAAAAAATGCAGCACATGCATTACATTTTGCTATTCAAGAAAAGTCATTTTAAAAGAAACTGACAACACAGGTCTCCGCAGTAAACGTCCTGACCTGGAAGCCATTTCGAAAGAGGAGCTTCAGGCGAACAGAAAAAGAGATATTTTATTAGTCCCGAATCCTGCCAAAAACTATGTGGATGTACAAACATCTCTTTCAAAGAAGGAAACAGCAGCTGTAAGAATTATTGACAGTTCAGGAAAAACAGTATTAGAAAAGATTGAAAATCTCAATAGTGGCCGCCAAAACATCAGATTGAATATTGAGAAGCTAATCCAGGGAACTTATATTGTAGAACTCACATCTGAAGGAAAAACAGGTTCACAGAAACTAATGATCTCCAAATAAATAATCAAGAAAACAATAACCAAAATGCAGTTTCAAAAGCCGAAAAATTTAACTTTTGAGACTGCATTTTTGATATCCCAATCACTTGTAAAGGGCAGATATTTATCTTTTTTCTAATTGTCCAATCATATTTTTCAACATAACAGGTACGATCAACTTATGAAAAGGGCGAACAGGAAGAAAATATAACACCCCCAGCCAATTATGAAACTTTACCGTAGTTGATATGGTAAGGGATTTTTCGTCAAGATGTTCTTTATTTTTATCAAATAAAAGGGAAACTCTGAAATCCAGATGTTTATCATCCTCCCCAATAATAATTTCATTATCTGTTTTATCAAACACCTTGAAAATACCCATACGCTCTCCCACTTCACATTTAAAATCCTTTTCCAGCCGCGGCTTTTCTGTTTCAGATCCGGTTTTAAGCCCTAACAACCCTACTACTTTATTTCTGAATGCAAACATTTTCTTTCCCCATTTCGGTCCGCTTGTAAAGAATGCTTTTCCAATTTCTGAAATATCAATATTCCGGCTGCCATGCGACAATTCTCCTTCAAAACTATCAATATAATCAAAATCTTTTTTTCCTTGGGATAAAACTGATTTTTCAGGAAACTCTGTCTTCTTAATCTTCATTGTCATTGTTTTTAATAGTTGTGTATCTAACAAATGTAGGTATCTTTCTGTAAATTAAAAAGCAAAAAACCAAACATATGTTTAAAATCATATTTATCCAAAAATTTATCATTTAAACTATTAAATATCTCAACATCAGCTTTAACTTATCTCTATTTAATTTTTTATTTTTATAAGTTGAATCTGTTTTAAATATTTCATTAAATTCGATTAACAAAACTGTTTTTATGATACAACTTCCTTTATCAAAACTTTCCAATGTAGGAACTACTATTTTCACTCAGATGACTCAACTTGCCAACGAAAATGAAGCGATCAATCTTTCTCAGGGATTTCCGGATTTTATGCCTGATCCGGAATTGTTAAATCATGTAGATCACTTTATTAAAAACGGCTTTAACCAGTACGCCCCGCTGGGCGGTATGATTGGTCTGAAGGAAGAAATTGCCAGAAAAATTGAGAACAGCCATCACACAATTTATCATCCAGACTCTGAAATAACAATTACGGCAGGCGGAACACAGGCTATTTTCACAGCCATTGCTTCTTTTATCAAGAAGGATGATGAAGTGATTATTTTTGAACCGGCCTATGATTGTTATGAACCTACTGTAGAGCTTTTCGGAGGTATTGTAAAACGTTTTGAAATGAAAGCTCCGGATTATAAAATTGATTGGACTGCCGTAAAAAATCTTGTCAGTGACAAAACAAGAATGATTATTCTTAATAATCCCAACAATCCATCCGGAAAAATACTTACAGAAAATGATATACAAGAGCTTATTCAGCTGGTAAAAGGAACTTCCATTCTTATTTTAAGTGATGAAGTGTATGAAAATATTGTTTTTGACGGAAAACAACATCTAAGCATCTGTAAATATCCGGAATTGAAAGAAAGGAGTCTTCTTGTTGCTTCTTTCGGGAAACTTTTTCACGTTACCGGCTGGAAAGTAGGCTACTGTGCAGCTCCCAAAATCTTAACGGATGAATTCAGAAAAGTACACCAGTTCAACGTTTTCTGTGTAAATACTCCTGTTCAGCTTGCATTGGCGGAATACATGAAAAACGATGAACATTATATTCATCTGAATCAGTTTTTTCAGGAAAAAAGAGATTTTCTGAGAAAAGGTCTTACAGGAACATCTTTTGAACTTCTGGATTGCGAAGGAACTTATTTTCAGGCAGTAAAGTATGATAAGATTTCGGATAAAAATGATTTTGATTTTGCCTCTGAGCTTACAATCAATCATAAGGTGGCAAGCGTTCCTTTTTCTTCGTTTTATAAAAATAAGCTGAATGAGAATGTGATCAGGCTATGTTTTGCCAAGAAACAGGAAACGTTGGAGAGAGCTATTGAGAATTTATCAAGGATATCGTAATAATTTTTTTGCAATTTTATTATGAAAGACTAAAACAGATGACTTATTGTTATTGATTTTCATATATTTATAAAATAACTAATCCATTAAATATCAAAATCATGAAAAAGGAAATCATCTCACAAGGAAAAAAATTAAACAAAGAAGAATTAATTACAATCAATGGAGGGCTGGGCAACGTAAGATGTACCAATTCTTCAGGATATTGCGTATACATCGGGCCCGGATGCAGAGAGCTCAAATGCCAGCTACCTGAACCTCTTGAAGCTGTTGAATAGTAAAACTTCAAAGAAAAGAAAAACAATAGTACGGCCGGCTTATTTTTGAGCCGGCCGTACTATTTTAATGATGACAGTTCGTTCAGCTAATCAATGTTATAAAAACATTCCTCCTGAAACTTCAATTCTTTGTCCATTAATCCATCTTGCATCTTCCGTACACAGGAATGCCACCACGCCACCGATATCATCAGGAAGTCCTACTCTTCCTAAGGCGGTAGCACCTGCTACTATAGCGTTGATCTCTTCATTATCTCTTACTCGTCCCCCTCCAAAGTCTGTTTCAATAGCTCCAGGAGCCACAACATTGGCTTTGATTTTTCTTGATCCTAATTCTTTAGCCATATACTTCGTGAGCATTTCTACCCCTGCTTTTATAGATCCATAAATAGAAGATCCCGGTGTTGCAAATCTTGCTAATCCTGAAGATATATTGATAATTCCTCCCCCATCATTGATGAATGGCAAAAGTTTTTGAGTCAGGAAAAATACACCTTTGAAATGAATGTCTACCACATCATCCAGCTGTTCTTCCGTTACTTCCGTAATGGGTGAATATAAGGCTGTTCCTGCATTATTGATCAGGTAATCAATATGAGTGCTTCCTGTATTTTCCTTTAAGTGATCAGTAACGTTTTTTACAAAGGCATCAAAACTTTTAATGTCTTTTGTATCCAGCTGGAAAGCCGCTGCATTCTGTCCTAATGTTTTAATTTCATTCACAACAGCTTCAGCCTCTTCCTTATTGCTTCTGTAAGTAATGATGACATCTAATCCTTTTTGAGCAATTTTTAGTGCTGAATTTTTTCCCAATCCACGGCTTCCTCCGGTTACCAATGCGATATTTGTTTTTGTGTTCATTGTATTTTGATTATTTTGATGGTACAAAGTTGGGACATTTTCAGATTGAAGTGTTTGCTTGAATCAATCTGAAATTTGCAAAATTCAAATCAGGAACGAAATTCTAATGGAGTAAAGGAAGTTTTCCTTTTAAAAAAATTAGAAAAATGAGCTATTTCTTCAAAACCCAGGGCATAGGATATTTCTGAAACGTTCCATCTGGTCTGTTTTAAAAGTATTTTCGCTTCCTGAATGATACGGTCAGAAATGAATTCTGTAGTCGTTTTCCCGGTACTTCCTTTTAATCTTTTATTTAAATAATTGACATGAACCGCCAATCTGTCCGCATAATCTTTCGCGGTTTTCAGCTGCAGTCTCTGGTCCCAGGATTCAATAGGAAACTGTCTTTCCAACAGTTCTATAAATAGAGAAACCACTCTCATAGAAGCATCATTTGATGCGGATATTTTGGTAGCCGGCTGTAGTTTCTGCCCATAATGAATCAATTCCAGAACATAGTTTCTGATCAGATCATATTTAAAAACATAATCTGAATCTATTTCTTTTTTTATTTTTTTAAAAAGGTTTTCGATCTCTTTCGCAAGGTCATCGTCAATTTCAAAGATAGGTACTCCTCCAGGCTTAAAAATAGGAAGATCTTCAAGGTAATAATAGGATTTGTCTTTAATGAAAAAGTCTTCTGTAAATACACAGAAACTTCCTGACTGATCAGGATCTTCAGGTATCCAGTGATAGGGAACTTTTGGAGTTGCAAATAATAAAGCATTCCGTTTTATCGAAATTACTTTGTCAGCATATTCTGCTCTGTTCTGTCCTCTTATAAAGCTTATCTTATAGTACTTCCTTCTGTTGTAAGGCATTTCGGAAGTAATCTTTGCCCTTTCAAGTGTCTGGGCAATATCAAAAACATTAAAGTGTCCGATATCTTTATGAAGTCCTTTGGGAAAAATACTCTCGAGATCTTTGCCTAACTTGGCGGCCATCTCTTTGTAAAAATCTTCCAGTGAAGTATGTATTATTTTTTCCATCGCAGATGATTTGTAAAATTCAAATATACGAACTTATGAAATAGTCAGCTTTGAGTTTATTACAGATTACTCACCAGGATGCAACACTAATGTCCATACTTGTTTTATTGAAAAATTTCAGAAGATCTAATAATCAATTTTATTATACATTATTCAATTAATTTTTTTCTAAACACAGTGATATACTTCATTTATTTTTCTTACATTCGTTAGCACTAACCCACTAAAAATCAAAACTAATGAAAAATCAAAACCTAACCAACGGAAAAAAATTGAACAAAAAACAATTAAGAGTAATAACTGGAGGAAAAGAAATGTGTC
The window above is part of the Chryseobacterium sp. MA9 genome. Proteins encoded here:
- a CDS encoding methionine aminotransferase, with protein sequence MIQLPLSKLSNVGTTIFTQMTQLANENEAINLSQGFPDFMPDPELLNHVDHFIKNGFNQYAPLGGMIGLKEEIARKIENSHHTIYHPDSEITITAGGTQAIFTAIASFIKKDDEVIIFEPAYDCYEPTVELFGGIVKRFEMKAPDYKIDWTAVKNLVSDKTRMIILNNPNNPSGKILTENDIQELIQLVKGTSILILSDEVYENIVFDGKQHLSICKYPELKERSLLVASFGKLFHVTGWKVGYCAAPKILTDEFRKVHQFNVFCVNTPVQLALAEYMKNDEHYIHLNQFFQEKRDFLRKGLTGTSFELLDCEGTYFQAVKYDKISDKNDFDFASELTINHKVASVPFSSFYKNKLNENVIRLCFAKKQETLERAIENLSRIS
- a CDS encoding SDR family NAD(P)-dependent oxidoreductase: MNTKTNIALVTGGSRGLGKNSALKIAQKGLDVIITYRSNKEEAEAVVNEIKTLGQNAAAFQLDTKDIKSFDAFVKNVTDHLKENTGSTHIDYLINNAGTALYSPITEVTEEQLDDVVDIHFKGVFFLTQKLLPFINDGGGIINISSGLARFATPGSSIYGSIKAGVEMLTKYMAKELGSRKIKANVVAPGAIETDFGGGRVRDNEEINAIVAGATALGRVGLPDDIGGVVAFLCTEDARWINGQRIEVSGGMFL
- a CDS encoding histidine kinase, producing the protein MKKITISCLFFFILLAVSLCNAQIPGMVHYNEGDGLNSSYTYGLNQDEDGFIYIGSDNGFFRFDGTEFKQFGSKNGLKNIEILDCFPIPGNGMFIISFLNDFAYLKKGRIINSDRNPELKKIKFDYTTNTYVNGNTVYLYEGNNPKNILVYKNEKITTIPLFLNQNASDSYLAFGLNITNGLLYISDKYKKKNMEVYNVFTRKKTVCNISIETNTIVTRKGDFFILKNGRMVDVYKVYHQSHFKKIASYTAREDIRRLAIDKDSRIWACLENGGVLYFKNSFMEAKGLSDPIRLMDGYIIHDVLTDKDNNLWFSTRNNGLFFISDLFFKNYIHFPVRNNSSHITAITKNGNRIYLGYNKAKGGIYHNGVITDLYLGGNSQLENKAIFSDGNTTIFGLSRNPVRYNTVTGKKHALQGIVIKNMVPYTSGSVLFCTLEGLIAYNHHTEFHKKLMMGDRIYTALPYTKDSIFAGTFKDLYKLNTATQKKKLFLEGYYFTDIKKLSHNLYAGATNLNGVILFNNSRVVKKITENNGLLTRQIKKIEIENEKVFWVSTNYGLSRIEFKDKKLKIDNFTHTDGLPSNVVAGCVISGDTVYAGTSKGLGILSIKNLLSQQKSVHKKVIINSVKIGNNHFFDLDKPLAGKTPDNSLTFNVSFPDFASQGKISYRYKVEGLSEDWQTGSSPNITFNSIPPGDYIFKIFGLGYNGRRSYASTDLHFEIKPAFWQTWWFKLLLVFIGSVALSILITLYFQKKRNKKLETLYYEKKIAELELQAIKAQINPHFIYNCLNSIHFLLYKKDYNEAENYLNTFSVMIRKTLHYSEKTFMPIKEEAEYLSLYLNMEKLRLKDLFDYKITVSKNVNESWTVPSLLIQPFVENAIKHGVANLQDRKGNIEVLFHHTGTTLCVIIEDNGTGIGKKRHSNANSFGVKLSEKRIETFRQLFDTNIILEITDLQEKEKRPGTQITLYITPYENQNTGMHH
- a CDS encoding LytTR family DNA-binding domain-containing protein — encoded protein: MKTKIQACIIDDEQDGRDYISLLLENEFPEIENTYQAASVEEAYIYLTKNSPDILFLDVQLKDGTAFDLLSKFREVDSRIIFITAFENFAIQAIKNGAADYLLKPIKKMEFIIAVNKVLESIRKSKNTVSLQNNKISLPTLQGFKLTDINEIIRCEADSSYTTFYFTDKTKIIVSKTLHEFEEQLSKYSFFRIHHKHLINLSHLKEYIKGKGGQVVMADHSVLDVSVRKKNDFLHRIGYLD
- a CDS encoding DUF2867 domain-containing protein, with translation MKIKKTEFPEKSVLSQGKKDFDYIDSFEGELSHGSRNIDISEIGKAFFTSGPKWGKKMFAFRNKVVGLLGLKTGSETEKPRLEKDFKCEVGERMGIFKVFDKTDNEIIIGEDDKHLDFRVSLLFDKNKEHLDEKSLTISTTVKFHNWLGVLYFLPVRPFHKLIVPVMLKNMIGQLEKR
- a CDS encoding AraC family transcriptional regulator, whose amino-acid sequence is MEKIIHTSLEDFYKEMAAKLGKDLESIFPKGLHKDIGHFNVFDIAQTLERAKITSEMPYNRRKYYKISFIRGQNRAEYADKVISIKRNALLFATPKVPYHWIPEDPDQSGSFCVFTEDFFIKDKSYYYLEDLPIFKPGGVPIFEIDDDLAKEIENLFKKIKKEIDSDYVFKYDLIRNYVLELIHYGQKLQPATKISASNDASMRVVSLFIELLERQFPIESWDQRLQLKTAKDYADRLAVHVNYLNKRLKGSTGKTTTEFISDRIIQEAKILLKQTRWNVSEISYALGFEEIAHFSNFFKRKTSFTPLEFRS
- a CDS encoding T9SS type A sorting domain-containing protein, whose translation is MIKAYIFTICIFLGGLLFKAQAPCSDFDSPTFPAGNWVHAPYPNGNVTISSGTPNTLDGSQFLKLIDDSGGSRLINTIDFKNLGQRFPGQCLFFDFYLENDGTFNGSPPIHPAIHIMSGSKIITFVANITVTEGSGWVRVRAPIANCSGSVLPSNSEGTWTMDPSSGTTCTDFNNIINNSTAVMITPDYTSNPSEIVWYDNICIKPCADCDPNFKLETSFSSTSNSATAKVFLDSYNPPNNYSVNWGDGTPLTDHMTSHTYNTPGSYTVCVIQSDSKGLKKCSTCITFCYSRKVILKETDNTGLRSKRPDLEAISKEELQANRKRDILLVPNPAKNYVDVQTSLSKKETAAVRIIDSSGKTVLEKIENLNSGRQNIRLNIEKLIQGTYIVELTSEGKTGSQKLMISK